From the genome of Flavobacterium ovatum, one region includes:
- the gcvP gene encoding aminomethyl-transferring glycine dehydrogenase: MKTDAFALRHIGPEESDVQKMLKTIGVDSIEQLIYETLPDDIRLKAPLKLDPEMTEYEYLKHITLLGNKNKMFKTYIGLGYNQAIVPAVIQRNVFENPGWYTAYTPYQAEIAQGRLEAILNFQTTVIELSGMEIANASLLDESTAAAEAMALLFDVRSRDQKKANVCKFFVSEEILPQTLSVLQTRSTPIGVELVIGNHETFDFSSDFFGAVLQYPGKFGQVNDYTEFIATAAANEIKVAVAADILSLAKLTPPGEMGAAVVFGTTQRFGIPLGYGGPHAAYFATKDDYKRSMPGRIIGVTVDTDGNRALRMALQTREQHIKRDKATSNICTAQVLLSVMASMYAVFHGPRGLKYIANKVHASAVTLTNTLAKLGFEQTNTAFFDTIVIKADAKKVREIAEANEVNFFYPTEDTVSISLNETIGFGDLNKVVSIFAEAKGVETITVSKLSTTNHFPESLIRTSSFLQHEVFNKYHSETALMRYIKMLERKDLSLNHSMIALGSCTMKLNAAAEMLPLSAPSWNSIHPFAPLDQAQGYQEMLKKLEEQLNEITGFAATTLQPNSGAQGEYAGLMVIQAYHESRGDNHRNIALIPSSAHGTNPASAAMAGMKVVVTKTLENGNIDVEDLREKAILHKDNLSCVMITYPSTHGVYESAIKEITKIVHDNGGQVYMDGANMNAQVGLTNPATIGADVCHLNLHKTFSIPHGGGGPGVGPICVAPQLAPFLPTNPVIPTGGDSAISAISAAPWGSALVCLISYGYIKMLGAEGVKSATEHAILNANYIKEKLSGHYDTLYSGEMGRAAHEMILECRPFKQKGIEVTDIAKRLMDYGFHAPTVSFPVAGTLMIEPTESENLEELDRFCEAMISIRKEIEEASIEDKNNVLKNAPHTLAMLTSENWSLPYSREKAAFPLPYIADNKFWPSVRRADDAFGDRNLVCSCAPIEAYMES; the protein is encoded by the coding sequence ATGAAAACAGATGCTTTTGCTTTAAGACACATAGGTCCAGAGGAATCCGATGTACAGAAAATGTTAAAAACAATCGGAGTGGACTCCATAGAACAACTCATCTATGAGACACTTCCGGATGATATTCGTCTAAAAGCACCTCTGAAATTAGATCCTGAAATGACGGAATATGAATATTTAAAACATATTACGCTTTTAGGAAATAAAAATAAAATGTTCAAAACCTATATAGGTTTAGGATACAATCAAGCTATCGTTCCAGCTGTTATTCAAAGAAATGTTTTTGAAAACCCAGGATGGTACACGGCCTACACGCCATACCAAGCCGAAATTGCACAAGGTCGTTTGGAGGCAATTTTGAATTTCCAAACCACGGTAATCGAATTGTCGGGAATGGAAATCGCTAACGCTTCGCTTTTGGACGAAAGTACCGCTGCAGCAGAAGCTATGGCATTGTTATTTGACGTTAGATCAAGAGACCAAAAGAAAGCCAATGTTTGTAAATTCTTTGTTTCGGAAGAAATCTTACCTCAAACTTTATCAGTTTTACAAACGCGTTCTACACCGATTGGAGTGGAATTAGTAATAGGAAACCACGAAACTTTCGACTTTTCATCTGACTTTTTTGGAGCAGTGCTTCAATATCCAGGGAAATTTGGACAAGTAAACGATTATACCGAATTTATTGCAACAGCTGCTGCAAACGAAATTAAAGTAGCCGTTGCTGCTGATATTTTGAGTTTGGCAAAACTAACTCCTCCGGGAGAAATGGGCGCTGCGGTCGTTTTTGGAACTACACAACGTTTCGGAATCCCGTTAGGTTACGGTGGTCCTCACGCGGCTTATTTTGCTACAAAAGATGATTACAAACGTTCGATGCCAGGAAGAATCATCGGAGTTACCGTTGACACTGATGGAAATCGTGCACTACGTATGGCGTTACAAACCCGCGAACAACACATAAAGCGTGACAAAGCAACGTCTAATATTTGTACAGCGCAGGTTTTACTATCTGTAATGGCAAGTATGTATGCTGTTTTTCATGGGCCAAGAGGATTAAAATATATTGCCAACAAAGTACATGCTTCAGCAGTGACTTTGACAAATACTTTAGCAAAATTAGGATTTGAGCAAACCAATACAGCTTTCTTTGATACTATTGTTATTAAAGCAGACGCTAAAAAAGTTAGAGAAATCGCCGAGGCAAATGAAGTGAATTTCTTTTACCCAACTGAAGATACGGTTTCTATCTCCTTGAACGAGACTATTGGTTTTGGAGACTTGAACAAAGTTGTTTCTATTTTTGCTGAAGCAAAAGGAGTGGAAACCATCACCGTTAGTAAATTATCTACTACCAATCATTTTCCAGAAAGTTTAATCAGAACTTCATCGTTTTTACAACATGAAGTATTTAATAAATACCATTCGGAAACCGCTTTGATGCGTTACATCAAAATGTTGGAGCGTAAAGATTTATCTTTAAATCACTCCATGATTGCTCTAGGTTCTTGTACGATGAAATTGAATGCTGCTGCCGAAATGTTGCCATTAAGCGCACCAAGCTGGAACAGTATTCACCCGTTTGCTCCTTTGGACCAAGCGCAAGGATACCAAGAAATGTTGAAAAAACTAGAAGAGCAATTGAACGAAATCACTGGTTTTGCAGCAACTACTTTACAACCCAATTCAGGTGCACAAGGAGAATATGCAGGATTAATGGTGATACAAGCATATCATGAGTCTAGAGGTGACAACCACAGAAATATCGCTTTGATTCCATCTTCTGCTCACGGAACCAATCCGGCATCTGCAGCGATGGCAGGAATGAAAGTAGTAGTTACCAAAACACTAGAAAACGGAAATATCGACGTTGAAGATTTACGCGAAAAAGCGATTTTACATAAAGACAATTTATCTTGTGTGATGATTACGTACCCTTCGACTCACGGTGTTTACGAAAGTGCGATTAAAGAAATTACTAAAATTGTTCACGATAACGGAGGACAAGTGTATATGGATGGTGCCAATATGAACGCTCAAGTAGGATTAACAAATCCTGCTACTATTGGTGCTGACGTATGTCACTTGAACTTACATAAAACATTCTCTATTCCTCACGGTGGTGGTGGACCTGGAGTAGGACCTATTTGCGTTGCGCCACAATTAGCACCATTTTTACCAACAAACCCAGTTATCCCTACTGGTGGAGACAGTGCTATTTCTGCTATTTCTGCAGCTCCTTGGGGTTCTGCTTTAGTATGTTTGATTTCTTATGGTTATATCAAAATGCTAGGTGCCGAAGGTGTAAAATCAGCTACAGAACACGCTATTTTGAATGCGAACTATATTAAAGAAAAACTAAGCGGTCACTACGATACTTTATATTCTGGCGAAATGGGTCGTGCGGCTCACGAAATGATATTGGAATGTCGCCCTTTCAAACAAAAAGGAATCGAAGTTACCGATATCGCTAAGCGTTTGATGGATTATGGTTTCCACGCTCCTACAGTTTCTTTCCCAGTAGCCGGTACTTTGATGATTGAACCAACAGAAAGTGAAAACTTAGAAGAACTAGACCGTTTTTGTGAAGCCATGATTTCAATTCGTAAAGAAATCGAAGAAGCTTCTATCGAAGATAAAAATAACGTTTTGAAAAACGCACCTCATACATTAGCAATGCTTACTTCCGAAAATTGGTCTTTGCCATACAGCAGAGAAAAAGCAGCTTTCCCGCTACCCTATATTGCCGACAACAAATTCTGGCCGTCTGTACGTCGTGCCGATGATGCTTTTGGAGATAGAAATTTAGTATGTAGCTGTGCTCCTATTGAAGCGTATATGGAAAGTTAA
- a CDS encoding ketoacyl-ACP synthase III, with product MTIKITGSGSYIPDNKIYNTDFSEHKFLNEDGSPFKYPNDVIIHKFKGITGIEQRRYAEDQYNSSDLAFFAAQKAIANANIDPETIDYIIFAHNFGDVKKGALQSDMLPSLATRVKNKLQIKNPKCVAYDLLFGCPGWIEGVLQANAFIKSGMAKRCLVIGSETLSRVVDDHDRDSMIYSDGAGATIIEASEDETGLLAYESATYAIDEAGYLFFGKSYNTNLDPDTRYIKMHGRKIYEFALSNVPTAMKSCLDKSGVAITDVKKILIHQANEKMDEAIVARFFKLYDLPTPENIMPMCIQELGNSSVATVPTLFDLLVNGQIEGHEISKGDVVIFASVGAGMNINAFVYRY from the coding sequence ATGACCATAAAAATAACAGGCTCAGGAAGTTACATTCCTGATAACAAAATATACAATACCGATTTCTCCGAGCATAAATTCTTAAACGAAGATGGAAGTCCGTTTAAATACCCTAATGATGTTATTATTCATAAGTTCAAAGGGATTACAGGAATTGAACAAAGACGCTATGCCGAAGACCAATACAACTCATCGGATTTAGCTTTTTTCGCAGCTCAAAAAGCAATTGCAAACGCAAACATCGACCCAGAAACAATTGACTATATCATTTTTGCTCACAACTTTGGCGATGTTAAAAAAGGGGCACTTCAGTCTGATATGTTGCCTAGTTTAGCGACTCGTGTCAAAAATAAATTGCAAATCAAAAACCCAAAATGCGTGGCTTACGACTTGCTTTTTGGATGCCCAGGATGGATTGAAGGCGTATTGCAAGCCAATGCCTTTATCAAATCAGGCATGGCTAAACGTTGTTTAGTTATTGGCTCAGAGACTCTTTCGAGAGTAGTTGACGACCACGACCGTGACTCCATGATTTATTCTGATGGTGCTGGAGCAACGATTATCGAAGCTTCAGAGGATGAAACTGGATTATTGGCCTACGAAAGCGCTACTTACGCCATTGATGAGGCAGGTTACTTATTTTTCGGGAAATCATATAATACCAATTTGGATCCAGACACCCGTTACATCAAAATGCACGGACGTAAAATCTACGAATTTGCACTCAGCAATGTTCCTACTGCCATGAAAAGCTGTCTAGATAAAAGTGGTGTTGCCATTACCGATGTCAAAAAAATCTTGATACACCAAGCCAACGAAAAAATGGACGAAGCCATAGTAGCTCGTTTCTTCAAACTATACGACCTACCCACGCCAGAGAATATCATGCCAATGTGCATTCAGGAGTTAGGAAATAGCAGTGTTGCCACAGTACCAACACTTTTCGATTTATTAGTCAACGGTCAAATCGAAGGCCATGAAATCAGCAAAGGCGATGTGGTGATTTTTGCCTCAGTTGGCGCAGGAATGAACATTAATGCGTTTGTTTACAGATATTAA
- a CDS encoding methyltransferase, with translation MYEKTFPNKRFKHTLEFLQKHVSTSETIFDLGVPNPFSKIMVENGYTVKNTTGEDIDKDQTALQTEQYTVFTAFEIFEHLLNPFTILENVKCDKLLISIPLRLWFSSAYRSKIDMWDRHYHEFEDWQLDWLLEKTGWKITAREKFTHPVKKIGFRPLLRYFTPRYYMVYAEKAK, from the coding sequence ATGTACGAAAAAACATTTCCCAACAAGCGATTCAAACACACTCTAGAATTTTTACAAAAACACGTTTCAACTTCCGAAACTATTTTTGATTTAGGAGTTCCCAATCCCTTTTCCAAAATCATGGTCGAGAATGGCTACACCGTCAAAAACACAACTGGAGAAGATATTGACAAAGACCAAACCGCTTTACAAACGGAACAATATACAGTCTTTACCGCTTTCGAAATATTCGAACATTTACTAAATCCATTTACAATTTTAGAAAATGTAAAATGTGATAAATTGTTAATTTCAATTCCGTTGCGACTTTGGTTTTCATCAGCCTACAGAAGCAAAATAGACATGTGGGACAGACATTACCACGAATTTGAAGACTGGCAATTGGACTGGTTACTCGAAAAAACAGGTTGGAAAATCACCGCAAGAGAAAAATTCACACATCCGGTCAAAAAAATAGGTTTCAGACCTCTTTTGCGTTACTTCACACCAAGAT